The nucleotide sequence TTCCATACAAGTAATTATTTCCGCCACTTTTTCTTGTATGTGTTGGTACTCTCCGATATTGATTGTTTGCACAATGGTTTCAGCAATACCAAGAACGAGCTCTAATTTTACAACCTGTCTTGTTAGGACTTGATGTAGAGCAAGATGCTGAAAGGAGCTTTTAATCATAAATGAATTCGAAACTTCCAAGTTGTTATAAAAGAACACTCTGTCCCAAGGTACAAGAACGTTATCAAAGACAAGTATCGTATCCATTTCATCGTATCGTGTACTTAAAGGATGATCGAATTTCGATTCTCCTCCGACAAAGGAAGGGCGACAAATAAACTTCAATCCTTTTGTATCAGACGGAATAGAGAAGGCAAAGGCATGGGCTGGGTCCAGCACTCCTCCAGCGGAGAAGACCAGCACTTCATCGGTTAACCCGCCTTGTGTAGCAAGAAGTCGGGCACCTTTGATGATAATTCCATCTTCATTTTCATCCACCATTCGTGCGGAAATAGGTTCCTCTGAATCCTCAAAGTTTAGTTGCGAGCGGTTTACTTGCGGGTTTACAAATGTATGGGTGAAAGACAGATCGTCCTCCCTCGCTCGTTCATATAAAGCTTTTATATTTTCCGGAAAACAATTTTCTTTTCCTTCTAAATAATCAATAGAAGAAGCGAAAGCTGTAACAACGGTATTCATATAGTCAGGGCTTCTACCCATTAATCCATATGTGGACTGTGCCCAAGCTTCGATCATGTGCCGCCTCTGTATCAAATCTTCTTTAGACTTAGGCTGTAGGTATGAGAGTCCGACCGGGTCTCCTGTTTGAGGAGAGGTATAAGTAAGAGATTGGCCAAGCTGTTGGTCATAAAGGTGCGCTTTTTCCTTTAAAACACCCTTAAAGGCGGGATGATTGGAAAGTTTTCCACTTACCTTTTTGCCATCTAACCAAATCTCCGTGTCTTGCCGGTCTATTCTATCCATAAATTCCTTCCCACTAATGGCAGGCATTTTTTCACTCCTTACATTTCCTTTTTATCGAATCTGCTACCATCATATTGATTTGGAGCCTGGTTCGTTCCAAAACATACGGGCAGATAGATTGTTTGCGATTAAAAGAGTTTGATATGATGCAAGGGATTAGGAAAAGGGGATGACCATGAGAAAATTAAATTTTGGATTATTAGTTCTATTGACAACGGCTCTTATGGGTTCTTCTTTTGCCGTAGGAAAGATGGGTCTTGTTTATGCGACGCCTATCTTATTGGTTGCATTACGCTTTACAATAGCTGGGTTGATTATGGCGCTCGTCGTATTTTTGTGGAAGAGACCGCATCCTACTGATACAAGGACGTGGTTAAAAGTAGTTGTAATTGGTTTGTTTCAAACAGCAGGTGTAATGGGGTGCATCTTTGTTAGCTTGCGGACAATCACGGCAGGAGAATCATCCATCCTAACCTTTATTAACCCTTTACTCGTCGTGATTTTTGGAACACTGTTTATGAAAGCGAAATATTCCATGCGTCAATGGATTGGTGTCATCATCGGATTTATTGGAGTATTTATTACGTTTGGTGCACACGTGGATTGGAAAATTGGAACACTCCTTGGTTTCCTTTCAGCGGTTTCCTGGGCCATCGGTACATTGCTTATTAAGACGTGGGGTGCCGAGGTAGATAACTGGGTATTAACGGCTTATCAAATGCTTAGTGGCGGACTACTTTTGTTCGGAGGAAGCTTTATCTTAGAAGAGCCACAGTTTGATATTACGACTGCATCTGTTTTCCTATTAGCTTGGCTTGCCATTATGGCGTCTATCGTGCAATTTGCAGGTTGGTTTTATTTATTAAGGATTGGAGACCCGGGAAAAACAAGTGCTTTTTTATTTTTAGCTCCTTTTTTTGGCGTGCTTTCCGGTTGGATCCTACTAGATGAGGTTATTAAGTGGTATGTAATTATTGGTGGTGCTTTTATATTTGCTGGTATCTTCCTTGTTAATTGGTCTACTCAAAAAAGTAAAAAACTTTCTTAATTTATGCAAAATACTAAGTTTTTATATTTACCAAAAAATTGTAATAGGATAAAATAAGAGTATAAACCGAAAGGAATACTTTTTATGAAAACCTTCGCTCAACGCTTCAAAAAAGTTCCCTATTATGTTTGGATTATTTTCTTTTATTTATATATTGCTTCCCTTGTAATGGAAGCGAATACGGACAATACGACGGAATGGATTTGGATCATTAACGCCGTTTCCGTGGTATTGTTTTCTTATTTTACTGGAATTGGTGGGGGATTGGTTATTTCCTTCCTTACCTCTTTGCCTAATTTTTCGTTTGAATGGTATCAGTCCCAGGTACTGGATCAAGATTTTACCAAACTAGGTATTGTAACTATTACTCTAATTTTGAACATTTCATTAGCTGTCACGGTTGGATATTTTGCAAACCAAATTAAACAAAAAAATCGGATGCTTGAGGAAAAAAATGAACAATTAAATAAAGTATTTAATAGTGTCGATGCTACGATTTGGACACACAATCTTGAAACGGGTAAATGTATCGTGTCGGAAGGACATGCAAAAATATATGGTTATACAAGGTCTGAGTTTGAAACGAATACGAACCTATGGACAAAAGCTATTTTCTCAGAGGACAAACCGGTAGTAGAAGCTGCAGAGAAGAAATATCTAGTTGGTCATACAACAGATGTGGAATATCGCATTTATCGAACAGATGGAGAGATTCGATGGATTCGTGATAAAGCCACTCCAATCATGAATGAAGCCGGAAAAGTGGTAGAAGTGAATGGCATTATTGTCGATATTACGGAAAGAAAGCAAGCAGAGAAACAGATCCACCAGCAAAACCACTTGTTACAAAGTCTGATGGATACGATAGATTCGTTTATTTGGTCCTATGATGTCGTGGAGAAGAAAGTCTTGTTCTGTTCAAAAGGGAGTAAGAAAGTTCATGGCATTACGTTTGATGATTTGATGAGTGATCGTAGTAGTTGGAAAAAAACAATCCATAAGGATGATATAGCATTAGTTGGTTCCCATTTTAAGAAAATCTTAAAGGGTGAAAGTGTAAAATGTGAATATCGTGTTGTGCCCGCTGGAGAAGTGGTGAGGTGGGTCAGTGCAAACGTAACCCCTACATTAGATGAAAATGGCCAGGTCATTCGTATGGATGGTGTAACCGTAGATATTACCGAATACAAGACGAAAGAAAATCGCTTAAATACACTTGCTTATTATGATGCCCTTACAAAATTACCAAATCGATATATGCTAGTGAAGTATTTAGAAGCCGCGATACAGCATGCCGAGACAACGAATAGTAGATTTTCTGTGATGTTTATCGATTTTGATAACTTTAAGAAAATAAACGATACGCTTGGACATCATGTGGGGGATATGTTCTTGAAGGAAATGTCTAACCGAATGAACAACGTGTTACGAGAAGGCGATCTTGTCGCGAGGCAAGGTGGAGATGAATTTATCATTCTATTAAATGAAACTGGGGCAAAGGGTGCTATTCGGGTAGCAAAGAGGTTGTTAGCCGCGTTTGCTAGTCCGATAGTTTTGGATGGTCATGAAGCAACTACTACACCTAGTATCGGAATTAGTGTTTATCCGAATAGTGGAAAGGATCCGGATTCATTAATAAAACGTGCAGATCTCGCGATGTACCAAGTGAAGGAAAGAGGTCGTAATAGTTATCAATTCTATACGGAGTCTTTAGACAAACGGGTCACACGTAAAGTAATGATAGAATCCGGACTTCAAAAGGCATTACAAAATAAAGAGTTTTATCTTGTCTACCAGCCTTTAGTAAATTTGAATACGAGTCAAATAGAAGGAATGGAAGCATTGCTGCGGTGGAAGGCTCCATTTGGAGAAGTAAAACCTTCTGAATTTATACCAGTTGCAGAAGAAGCAGGGTTAATCGTGGATATAGGAACATGGGTGATGAAGGAAGCTTGTCGCCAAAACAAAAAGTGGCAGCAGCAAGGGATTCTTCATGCACCAATCTCTATTAACGTTTCAACTAGACAAATGAAAGAAAAGTCCTTTAAAAAATTGGTAAAACAAACATTAGAAGAAACTGGCCTTTCTCCAAGCTACTTAGAGCTTGAGATTACGGAAACAATCATGATGAATATTGAAGAGGCTACAAAAGTAATCAATCAACTCAAGGATGTGGGAATACGAATCTCCATTGATGATTTTGGAACAGGGTATTCGTCTTTAAACATTATTAAGGATTTAAATATTGATACGCTAAAAATTGACCAATCCTTTATTAAGGACCTTATGGAAAATCACAAAGCGTCTAATTTGATGAAGGATATCATTAGTATTGGAAATCATGTAGCTGATAAGATTGTAGCGGAGGGAGTCGAGCTGGAAGAACAACGTGATTTCTTAATCCGTAATCACTGTAAAATCGGACAAGGATTCCTGTTAAGTAAGCCAATGCTTCCTCATGATTTTGAAGCTTCCGTACAAAAAATGCACTTTTTAGTGAAAAGGGAAAAATAAAAGAAAGGATGCGGGTCTCCAGAAGAGGACTTGCATCCTTTCTTTGTATGTAATAACTAGGAAATTTCTTGTTGTAATTCTTGAAGGAAATGTTTGGTTTGTTTTGGTCCGGTTAATCGGATGATGTTGATCTCAGAAGATTGTTTAAGGCGTTCTTTTATCGTGGGTGATTTATCTTTTTTGAAGCGAGCAACCCATCGTATAAATTCTAGGTCGAGTTTTTCGGGACACCCCTCTCCCATGTCAGGTCGAGTTCGG is from Radiobacillus kanasensis and encodes:
- the hpaB gene encoding 4-hydroxyphenylacetate 3-monooxygenase, oxygenase component — translated: MPAISGKEFMDRIDRQDTEIWLDGKKVSGKLSNHPAFKGVLKEKAHLYDQQLGQSLTYTSPQTGDPVGLSYLQPKSKEDLIQRRHMIEAWAQSTYGLMGRSPDYMNTVVTAFASSIDYLEGKENCFPENIKALYERAREDDLSFTHTFVNPQVNRSQLNFEDSEEPISARMVDENEDGIIIKGARLLATQGGLTDEVLVFSAGGVLDPAHAFAFSIPSDTKGLKFICRPSFVGGESKFDHPLSTRYDEMDTILVFDNVLVPWDRVFFYNNLEVSNSFMIKSSFQHLALHQVLTRQVVKLELVLGIAETIVQTINIGEYQHIQEKVAEIITCMETMKALLLKSEQEAELDDWGYMRPNINPLRVASSSFPKIYPHLTEILQLLGASGMVTIPSEKDFASPIQSFLNQYVQGKNADAETRVKIFRLAWDLTMSAFGTRETLYERYFFGDPIRLSSMVYKTYPKEEFVDRVKNFLDIEN
- a CDS encoding DMT family transporter, giving the protein MRKLNFGLLVLLTTALMGSSFAVGKMGLVYATPILLVALRFTIAGLIMALVVFLWKRPHPTDTRTWLKVVVIGLFQTAGVMGCIFVSLRTITAGESSILTFINPLLVVIFGTLFMKAKYSMRQWIGVIIGFIGVFITFGAHVDWKIGTLLGFLSAVSWAIGTLLIKTWGAEVDNWVLTAYQMLSGGLLLFGGSFILEEPQFDITTASVFLLAWLAIMASIVQFAGWFYLLRIGDPGKTSAFLFLAPFFGVLSGWILLDEVIKWYVIIGGAFIFAGIFLVNWSTQKSKKLS
- a CDS encoding sensor domain-containing protein, which codes for MKTFAQRFKKVPYYVWIIFFYLYIASLVMEANTDNTTEWIWIINAVSVVLFSYFTGIGGGLVISFLTSLPNFSFEWYQSQVLDQDFTKLGIVTITLILNISLAVTVGYFANQIKQKNRMLEEKNEQLNKVFNSVDATIWTHNLETGKCIVSEGHAKIYGYTRSEFETNTNLWTKAIFSEDKPVVEAAEKKYLVGHTTDVEYRIYRTDGEIRWIRDKATPIMNEAGKVVEVNGIIVDITERKQAEKQIHQQNHLLQSLMDTIDSFIWSYDVVEKKVLFCSKGSKKVHGITFDDLMSDRSSWKKTIHKDDIALVGSHFKKILKGESVKCEYRVVPAGEVVRWVSANVTPTLDENGQVIRMDGVTVDITEYKTKENRLNTLAYYDALTKLPNRYMLVKYLEAAIQHAETTNSRFSVMFIDFDNFKKINDTLGHHVGDMFLKEMSNRMNNVLREGDLVARQGGDEFIILLNETGAKGAIRVAKRLLAAFASPIVLDGHEATTTPSIGISVYPNSGKDPDSLIKRADLAMYQVKERGRNSYQFYTESLDKRVTRKVMIESGLQKALQNKEFYLVYQPLVNLNTSQIEGMEALLRWKAPFGEVKPSEFIPVAEEAGLIVDIGTWVMKEACRQNKKWQQQGILHAPISINVSTRQMKEKSFKKLVKQTLEETGLSPSYLELEITETIMMNIEEATKVINQLKDVGIRISIDDFGTGYSSLNIIKDLNIDTLKIDQSFIKDLMENHKASNLMKDIISIGNHVADKIVAEGVELEEQRDFLIRNHCKIGQGFLLSKPMLPHDFEASVQKMHFLVKREK